The following proteins are encoded in a genomic region of Bubalus kerabau isolate K-KA32 ecotype Philippines breed swamp buffalo chromosome 13, PCC_UOA_SB_1v2, whole genome shotgun sequence:
- the TBC1D20 gene encoding TBC1 domain family member 20 isoform X1: MAVRSARGDGPTSGRWDGGAEKGDFNAKRKKKVAEIYQALNSEPTDVAALRRMAISEGGLLTDEIRRKVWPKLLNVNTNDPPPISGKNLRQMSKDYQQVLLDVRRSLRRFPPGMPEEQREGLQEELIDIILLILERNPQLHYYQGYHDIVVTFLLVLGERLATSLVEKLSTHHLRDFMDPTMDNTKHILNYLMPIIDQVNPELHDFMQSAEVGTIFALSWLITWFGHVLSDFRHVVRLYDFFLACHPLMPIYFAAVIVLYREQEVLDCDCDMASVHHLLSQIPQDLPYETLISRAGDLFVQFPPSELAREAAAQPQAEKTAASTFKDFELASAQQRPDMVLRQRFRGLLRPDERTKDVLTKPRTNRFVKLAVMGLTVALGAAALAVVKSALEWAPKFQLQLFP; this comes from the exons ATGGCCGTCCGGAGTGCCCGGGGTGACGGCCCCACCTCCGGCCGCTGGGACGGCGGCGCGGAAAAGGGAG ACTTTAatgccaaaaggaaaaagaaagtggcAGAGATCTACCAGGCTCTGAACAGCGAGCCCACTGATGTGGCTGCCCTTAGACGCATGGCTATCAGTGAAGGAGGGCTCCTGACCGATGAGATCAGGCGGAAAGTGTGGCCCAAGCTCCTCAATGTCAACACCAATGATCCACCTCCTATATCAG GGAAAAACCTACGACAGATGAGCAAGGACTACCAACAAGTGCTCCTGGATGTCCGGCGGTCTTTACGGCGGTTCCCGCCTG GCATGCcagaagaacagagagaagggCTGCAGGAAGAGCTGATCGACATCATCCTCCTCATCTTGGAGCGCAACCCGCAGCTGCACTACTACCAGGGCTACCACGACATCGTGGTCACGTTTCTGCTGGTGCTCGGCGAGAGGCTGGCAACATCCCTAGTAGAGAAGCTGTCTACCCACCATCTCAG GGATTTCATGGACCCAACAATGGACAACACCAAGCATATATTAAACTATCTGATGCCCATCATTGACCAGGTGAATCCAGAACTCCATGACTTCATGCAGAG TGCCGAGGTGGGGACCATCTTTGCGCTCAGCTGGCTTATCACCTGGTTCGGGCACGTCCTGTCTGACTTCAGGCACGTCGTGCGGTTATACGACTTCTTCCTGGCCTGCCACCCACTGATGCCCATTTACTTTGCAGCTGTG ATCGTGTTGTATCGAGAGCAGGAAGTCCTGGATTGTGACTGCGACATGGCCTCGGTCCACCACCTGTTGTCCCAGATCCCTCAGGACCTGCCCTACGAGACACTGATCAGTAGAGCAGGAGACCTCTTTGTTCAGTTTCCCCCGTCCGAACTTGCTCGAGAGGCAGCTGCCCAGCCACAAGCCGAGAA AACTGCTGCCTCTACGTTCAAAGACTTTGAGCTGGCGTCAGCACAGCAGAGGCCTGACATGGTACTGCGGCAGCGGTTTCGGGGACTTCTGCGGCCTGATGAGCGAACAAAAGACGTCCTGACCAAACCAAGGACCAACCGCTTTGTGAAGCTGGCGGTGATGGGGCTGACAGTGGCGCTTGGAGCGGCTGCCCTAGCCGTGGTGAAAAGTGCCTTGGAGTGGGCCCCAAAGTTTCAGCTGCAGCTGTTTCCCTAA
- the TBC1D20 gene encoding TBC1 domain family member 20 isoform X2: MAISEGGLLTDEIRRKVWPKLLNVNTNDPPPISGKNLRQMSKDYQQVLLDVRRSLRRFPPGMPEEQREGLQEELIDIILLILERNPQLHYYQGYHDIVVTFLLVLGERLATSLVEKLSTHHLRDFMDPTMDNTKHILNYLMPIIDQVNPELHDFMQSAEVGTIFALSWLITWFGHVLSDFRHVVRLYDFFLACHPLMPIYFAAVIVLYREQEVLDCDCDMASVHHLLSQIPQDLPYETLISRAGDLFVQFPPSELAREAAAQPQAEKTAASTFKDFELASAQQRPDMVLRQRFRGLLRPDERTKDVLTKPRTNRFVKLAVMGLTVALGAAALAVVKSALEWAPKFQLQLFP; this comes from the exons ATGGCTATCAGTGAAGGAGGGCTCCTGACCGATGAGATCAGGCGGAAAGTGTGGCCCAAGCTCCTCAATGTCAACACCAATGATCCACCTCCTATATCAG GGAAAAACCTACGACAGATGAGCAAGGACTACCAACAAGTGCTCCTGGATGTCCGGCGGTCTTTACGGCGGTTCCCGCCTG GCATGCcagaagaacagagagaagggCTGCAGGAAGAGCTGATCGACATCATCCTCCTCATCTTGGAGCGCAACCCGCAGCTGCACTACTACCAGGGCTACCACGACATCGTGGTCACGTTTCTGCTGGTGCTCGGCGAGAGGCTGGCAACATCCCTAGTAGAGAAGCTGTCTACCCACCATCTCAG GGATTTCATGGACCCAACAATGGACAACACCAAGCATATATTAAACTATCTGATGCCCATCATTGACCAGGTGAATCCAGAACTCCATGACTTCATGCAGAG TGCCGAGGTGGGGACCATCTTTGCGCTCAGCTGGCTTATCACCTGGTTCGGGCACGTCCTGTCTGACTTCAGGCACGTCGTGCGGTTATACGACTTCTTCCTGGCCTGCCACCCACTGATGCCCATTTACTTTGCAGCTGTG ATCGTGTTGTATCGAGAGCAGGAAGTCCTGGATTGTGACTGCGACATGGCCTCGGTCCACCACCTGTTGTCCCAGATCCCTCAGGACCTGCCCTACGAGACACTGATCAGTAGAGCAGGAGACCTCTTTGTTCAGTTTCCCCCGTCCGAACTTGCTCGAGAGGCAGCTGCCCAGCCACAAGCCGAGAA AACTGCTGCCTCTACGTTCAAAGACTTTGAGCTGGCGTCAGCACAGCAGAGGCCTGACATGGTACTGCGGCAGCGGTTTCGGGGACTTCTGCGGCCTGATGAGCGAACAAAAGACGTCCTGACCAAACCAAGGACCAACCGCTTTGTGAAGCTGGCGGTGATGGGGCTGACAGTGGCGCTTGGAGCGGCTGCCCTAGCCGTGGTGAAAAGTGCCTTGGAGTGGGCCCCAAAGTTTCAGCTGCAGCTGTTTCCCTAA